The DNA region GGTCGTTGGATTCTCACTGGTGGTCTAGGTGGTATGGGTGGCGCACAAACCTTAGCAGGTACCATGGCGGGCTTCTCTATGATAGCCGTCGAGTGTGATGAATCACGTATCGATTACCGTCTACGCACAGGCTACGTCGACAAGAAAGCCACATCGTTGGATGAAGCGTTAGCGATGATCAAAGAATCAGACTCGCCTATTTCAGTTGGTCTACTAGGCAACGCAGCAGACATCTTCCCAGAGCTTGTAGAACGTAACATCACGCCAGATGTAGTAACAGACCAAACCTCTGCGCATGACCCATTGAACGGTTACTTGCCTCAAGGTTGGAGCATGTCTCATGCAGCAGAAATGCGCCTGCAAGATGAAGCCGGCGTGGTTAAAGCGGCGAAACAATCAATGGCAGTACAAGTTCAAGCCATGCTAGAGCTGCAAAACCGCGGCGCTGCAACACTGGATTACGGCAACAACATCCGTCAAATGGCGCTAGAAGAAGGCGTCGAAAACGCGTTTGATTTCCCTGGTTTCGTACCAGCTTACATTCGACCTTTATTCTGTGAAGGTATTGGGCCATTCCGTTGGGCAGCGTTGTCTGGCGATCCAGAGGACATCTACAAAACCGACCAAAAAGTTAAAGAGCTGATCCCAGATAACCCTCACCTACACAATTGGCTAGACATGGCACGTGAACGCATTCAGTTCCAAGGTCTGCCTGCGCGCATCTGTTGGGTAGGTCTGAAAGACCGCGAGCGCCTTGGCCAAGCCTTCAACGAAATGGTGAAAAACGGTGAACTTAAAGCACCGGTTGTTATTGGCCGTGACCACTTAGACTCCGGCTCTGTAGCCAGCCCGAACCGAGAAACCGAAGGTATGATGGATGGCTCTGATGCCGTATCGGATTGGCCGCTACTTAATGCGCTATTGAATACAGCAGGCGGCGCAACGTGGGTGTCTCTACACCACGGAGGCGGCGTTGGCATGGGCTTCTCTCAACACTCGGGTATGGTTATTTGTTGCGATGGCAGTGATGATGCGTCTGAGCGTATTGCTCGCGTACTTCACAATGACCCAGCGACGGGTGTTATGCGTCATGCTGATGCTGGCTACGACATCGCCAAACAATGTGCAGCCGAACAAAAATTAGATCTACCAATGCTCAACGAAGAGCTGAAAAAGCTGAAGTAAGGATGAAAGACATGCTCAATTTAACGCTAAAGCCAGGTCATATTAGCTTAAACGAACTCCGTCAGGTGAGTCGTTCACCTGTTAACCTTACTCTCGATCCAGAAGCGATTCCGGCCATTGAGGAAAGCACTCAAGTCGTCGACCGCGTGATTGCAGAAGATCGAACCGTTTACGGCATAAACACGGGTTTTGGTCTGCTTGCGAACACTCGTATTGCACCAGAAGATCTAGAGACGCTACAGCGCAGTATTGTACTCTCTCACGCGGCAGGCATCGGGAAATTCATGTCTGATGAAACCGTTCGCTTAATGATGGTTCTTAAGATCAATAGCCTTGCGCGTGGCTTCTCTGGCTTGCGTTTGAAAGTCATCAACATGCTGATTGACCTAGTGAACGCACAAGTTTATCCATGTGTGCCACAAAAAGGCTCAGTGGGTGCTTCTGGTGACTTAGCGCCGCTAGCTCACATGAGTACGGTGCTTCTTGGCGAAGGCCAAGCACGTCACAATGGCAAAGTCATTTCAGGTCTAGAAGCACTGCAAATTGCTGGTCTAGAGCCAATCACACTGGCCCCTAAAGAAGGTTTAGCACTGCTTAACGGTACTCAAGCGTCAACGGCATTTGCACTGGAAGGCCTATTCATCGCAGAGGATCTGTTCTCATCCGCGACGGTTTGCGGGGCGATGTCGGTAGAAGCGGCATTAGGTAGCCGTCGTCCGTTCGACCCACGTATTCATCGTGTTCGCGGTCATCGTAGCCAAATGGATGCCGCATTAGCGTATCGACATATGCTAGAAGCAACCAGCGAGATTGGTGAATCACACACCGATTGCGAAAAAGTACAAGATCCATATTCACTTCGTTGTCAGCCCCAAGTCATGGGCGCATGTTTACAGCAAATTCGTAATTCCGCAGAGATTCTGCAAGTAGAAGCGAACTCAGTATCAGACAACCCGTTGGTGTTTGCTGAAGATAACGACATCATCTCTGGCGGTAACTTCCACGCTGAGCCAGTTGCTATGGCGGCGGATAACCTTGCGCTTGCGATTGCAGAGATTGGTAGCTTGTCAGAGCGTCGTATGGCACTGCTTATTGATAGCGCGCTATCTAAGCTTCCTCCATTCTTGGTCGACAATGGCGGTGTGAACTCAGGCTTTATGATTGCGCAGGTGACGTCGGCTGCGTTGGCAAGTGAAAACAAAACACTGGCTCACCCTGCTTCGGTAGACAGTCTGCCGACTTCAGCAAACCAAGAAGACCACGTATCAATGGCTACATTTGCAGGTCGTCGTTTGAAAGAGATGGGAGAAAATACACGTGGCATCTTGGCAGTCGAATATTTGTCAGCCGCGCAAGGTTTAGATTTCCGTGCGCCAAACAAGTCTTCTGAGCGCATAGAGATTGCTAAGCAAATGCTGCGTGAGAAAGTGTCGTTTTATGATAAAGACCGCTACTTCGCACCCGACATTGAGCAAGCAAATACACTTCTAAAGTTAGCACTGCATAATGCATTGATGCCTGAAAGTTTGTTACCAAGCGTACATTAAATTACTCATCAAAAATTAAAAGCCGATTGAGCTATTAACTCAATCGGCTTTCTGTTGAACATGTCTCTCTTTAGCGATAAGGCAACACTGACTTAAATAATATTTGACAAGTACTGTATAGAATACAGTTGCCACCTTGATACTTCAGAAAAAACGACTTGTTTTAAACGTTGACATCCTTTAATTGGAATGAGGGCAATGGATATTATAGGCAGTACACAGTCGATCTGGTTCGAAGTGAGACTTCTTCTCCACTAAAACTATCGTAAATATGAATATCTGGCTCCGCCTTTAAATATTTAGACGGACTTTTGATTTCCCTTAATTTGATATAGTTTTTTTGAGGAGAGATTTTCTCTATTGCCTCAACACGAAAATAAGTATTGGGCTTAGCTAAAATTTCTGCTTCATAAGCTTTAAAGGTATAAGCATTAATAGCCCGCCCAGACGACTTCAGTTCAATTTTAAACTGAGCCGCAGACACTCCCTCATATGCTCCAGAAGCGGAAAAGTTTCTGGCGACACTTGGAATAGTAGAAGTCGATAGAAAGGCTTTCTCATGCAGGATGTCGCCAATATTGAGCTTTTCTAAAAGGCTGTTCTTGATAGAAGAACCACGATAAACCGTTCCTTTGTAATTTGGTAACTTGTTCATCACACTTCGCATGTGAGAAACACGCTCTTTAAGCGCTTCCCCGTATCCCGGCATTAAGAACTCTTTAGGCTCACCTGCTCGCATGTACTCATTCACAACATCGTGATCAACTCGACCGTAACGTTTAATTGCTGAGTACTCTTCCGGAATCATCTTCCGCTCTGCCTTTGCGTGATTCTCGACAGACCAATCCATTAGGTCATCTGCCATCTGCTCTTGTTGAACTGGTGACAAATCCCGTCCTTTAAACTCGGCAAAGTCTTCCGCGCTTGCTGGACACGTAACAACAGCCGCTAGTAAAGCGATTAACATTATCTTTTTCATATTTTCCTCCATGCTTAACCACAGATTAAAGCGCGCCAATAAGAACGGCCGATCTCTTCACCCGAATACAAATTGTAAGTTTTCCCCGTCGTAGGTTCCGAAGGCGACACCGTCTCCAGTGCCACCATTGCGGAATTCTGCCCCGTTTCAATATGAGTGACTCGATAATAAGTGTTTGGAGGGAGCAGGACCTCAGCTTCACCACTGAATTCCGATAGTCCGCCGAGTGCACGCCCATTATTTTTAACCTGCACCTCATACAGCACTCGCTGCAATGGCTGTGGAGAGTTTGGCCTTACCACAGCAAACCGTTTCGCGATTTCAGGAATGGTGCTGCTTGACGTAAACGCAGGCTCGACCACCACATCCCCGGCTTGAAGCTTGTTCAAAAGCGATTGCTTCACCCACGCTCCGCGGTAAGTAACCCCCTTGTAACGAGGCAATTTTTTCATCGCGTTACCTACTTGCTTAATAAACTTTCGAGCACTTTTTCCGGCACTTCCCCATGTAGATGTATCCACCGCACGTAAATAGTCATTGGCAAGTTGATAACCTGACACAGAAAAGTCCTCCAACGCCTCAAGCTCATTCGCGGTCATCAGCCTATAACGCCAACCGCTGGCTGCGTTTGACCAATCGCTAAACTGAGTCGCTAACTCTTCGATTTGATTTTGGCTACGCAATGGTGCTTTGAGAGCATCAAATGGTGCCGCGCTAACAGAAAAACTAAAACAGAGAATAAGTAATGTAATTAATCGCCACATAACCAACACCTCCGACTACCAATATCTTGGGTTGTTAGGGCTCAAATCGCAGGAGATATTGAGCTCATTTTGCTTTATCACACCGAATCGAATCACACTAAACAGCTCTAATTGCTGACGAGTAAGACTGTCAAACCAATCAGAAAACGGCGTTAACCAATACATTGATTCATCACCGGAGACCTTAAACAAGGCGTCTCTCAGTTGCGGGTACATGATCATGCAAGTTCTGCCCGGTAGGTTAGTGAAGTTATTATTAACTTGAACCAGCAGGTCGAGCTTTCTACCCAATTCAGAATCGGCGTTAAACAAATCATCGATCGATGCATGTAGACGCACGTCATAACTCATGTCTTCTCCACTGTTCGCTGGGTGGTAATAAGCAGAGTCGCTGTCGTTGATATTGTAATAAACGTCCAACGTCATATAGCGCAGTAGATGTGCAGGTAGTGGCTCAGATAGGAGTGCGGTCGTCCCCATTTCTCCTGATGCGTAGTGACCTGTAGAAATATTCTGCGCATGGATAATGCCAATGTATCTCTGGAAGTCGCCAAGCTGTGCAGCAAGCCATTCCTCACCATTGCTGTCAGCCACACTCATCGCTTCTAAAATACGATTTTTTACCACGCTTTTCGCTAGCGGTAATGCGGCCGCAAGATTGCTGGTATTCAAGTTGGACGCCTTTAG from Vibrio hyugaensis includes:
- the hutU gene encoding urocanate hydratase, giving the protein MTQRQGQDPRLDTSRTIRAPRGTDLRAKSWLTEAPLRMLMNNLDPDVAEHPHSLVVYGGIGRAARNWECFDKIVEVLERLEDDQTLLVQSGKPVGVYPTHKNAPRVLIANSNLVPHWANWEHFNQLDKEGLMMYGQMTAGSWIYIGSQGIVQGTYETFVSVAKKHFNGEAKGRWILTGGLGGMGGAQTLAGTMAGFSMIAVECDESRIDYRLRTGYVDKKATSLDEALAMIKESDSPISVGLLGNAADIFPELVERNITPDVVTDQTSAHDPLNGYLPQGWSMSHAAEMRLQDEAGVVKAAKQSMAVQVQAMLELQNRGAATLDYGNNIRQMALEEGVENAFDFPGFVPAYIRPLFCEGIGPFRWAALSGDPEDIYKTDQKVKELIPDNPHLHNWLDMARERIQFQGLPARICWVGLKDRERLGQAFNEMVKNGELKAPVVIGRDHLDSGSVASPNRETEGMMDGSDAVSDWPLLNALLNTAGGATWVSLHHGGGVGMGFSQHSGMVICCDGSDDASERIARVLHNDPATGVMRHADAGYDIAKQCAAEQKLDLPMLNEELKKLK
- the hutH gene encoding histidine ammonia-lyase is translated as MLNLTLKPGHISLNELRQVSRSPVNLTLDPEAIPAIEESTQVVDRVIAEDRTVYGINTGFGLLANTRIAPEDLETLQRSIVLSHAAGIGKFMSDETVRLMMVLKINSLARGFSGLRLKVINMLIDLVNAQVYPCVPQKGSVGASGDLAPLAHMSTVLLGEGQARHNGKVISGLEALQIAGLEPITLAPKEGLALLNGTQASTAFALEGLFIAEDLFSSATVCGAMSVEAALGSRRPFDPRIHRVRGHRSQMDAALAYRHMLEATSEIGESHTDCEKVQDPYSLRCQPQVMGACLQQIRNSAEILQVEANSVSDNPLVFAEDNDIISGGNFHAEPVAMAADNLALAIAEIGSLSERRMALLIDSALSKLPPFLVDNGGVNSGFMIAQVTSAALASENKTLAHPASVDSLPTSANQEDHVSMATFAGRRLKEMGENTRGILAVEYLSAAQGLDFRAPNKSSERIEIAKQMLREKVSFYDKDRYFAPDIEQANTLLKLALHNALMPESLLPSVH
- a CDS encoding ADP-ribosyltransferase, with translation MKKIMLIALLAAVVTCPASAEDFAEFKGRDLSPVQQEQMADDLMDWSVENHAKAERKMIPEEYSAIKRYGRVDHDVVNEYMRAGEPKEFLMPGYGEALKERVSHMRSVMNKLPNYKGTVYRGSSIKNSLLEKLNIGDILHEKAFLSTSTIPSVARNFSASGAYEGVSAAQFKIELKSSGRAINAYTFKAYEAEILAKPNTYFRVEAIEKISPQKNYIKLREIKSPSKYLKAEPDIHIYDSFSGEEVSLRTRSTVYCL
- a CDS encoding ADP-ribosyltransferase, which encodes MWRLITLLILCFSFSVSAAPFDALKAPLRSQNQIEELATQFSDWSNAASGWRYRLMTANELEALEDFSVSGYQLANDYLRAVDTSTWGSAGKSARKFIKQVGNAMKKLPRYKGVTYRGAWVKQSLLNKLQAGDVVVEPAFTSSSTIPEIAKRFAVVRPNSPQPLQRVLYEVQVKNNGRALGGLSEFSGEAEVLLPPNTYYRVTHIETGQNSAMVALETVSPSEPTTGKTYNLYSGEEIGRSYWRALICG